From a region of the Phycisphaerales bacterium genome:
- the typA gene encoding translational GTPase TypA, which produces MRNLAIIAHVDHGKTTLVDQMLRQCGQFRDSQLRGERILDSNDLERERGITILAKNIAINYKDTKINLIDTPGHADFGAEVERVLMMADGCLLLVDAFEGPMPQTTFVLRKALEYKLRPIVVINKMDRAEARPAEVVDEVLDLFIELGADDETLDFPIIYASAVNGWASRDPDKRPENIFELFDAIHDHVPPPQVDVNAPVQMLVTTLDYSDYVGRIGIGRIFAGRLKSGQAVTVIHRDGRRTNERIGELFVFDGLGRTKVDEALAGDIAAVVGIEDVDIGNTIADPENPKPLPMIRVDEPMLHMTFRVNDSPFMGRSGKYVTSRHLRDRLEKELQRNVALRVESGAGGDEFHVSGRGILHLSVLIENMRREGYELAVGKPKVIYREINGKKAEPIELCVVDVPNEHVGPVMELLGGRRGLCIKMDAGVQRTYLEFTVPTRGLIGVRSRILTATNGTAIIHHNFYEYENLRGSVPGRSSGVLVSADTGAVTAYAIENLADRGMFFVKPGDHVYAGQVVGEHNRENDIEVNVCRLKKLTNVRAVSAEKLIVLKPPREMTLEMALEYIEDDELVEITPDEVRMRKRLLSEAERRRVNRNARAVAT; this is translated from the coding sequence ATCCGCAATCTCGCCATCATCGCCCACGTCGATCACGGCAAGACCACCCTCGTCGACCAGATGCTCCGCCAGTGCGGCCAGTTCCGCGACTCGCAGTTGCGCGGCGAGCGCATCCTCGACAGCAACGACCTCGAGCGCGAGCGCGGCATCACCATCCTCGCCAAGAACATCGCCATCAACTACAAGGACACGAAGATCAATCTGATCGACACGCCCGGCCACGCCGACTTCGGCGCCGAGGTCGAGCGCGTGCTCATGATGGCCGACGGCTGCCTGCTGCTCGTGGACGCCTTCGAGGGCCCGATGCCGCAGACGACCTTCGTGCTGCGCAAGGCTCTCGAGTACAAGCTCCGGCCGATCGTGGTGATCAACAAGATGGACCGCGCCGAGGCCCGGCCGGCCGAAGTCGTCGATGAAGTGCTCGATCTGTTCATCGAACTCGGCGCTGATGATGAGACGCTCGACTTTCCCATCATCTACGCCTCGGCCGTCAACGGCTGGGCGTCGCGCGACCCGGACAAGCGGCCGGAGAACATTTTCGAACTCTTCGACGCGATCCACGACCACGTCCCGCCGCCGCAGGTCGATGTCAACGCGCCGGTGCAGATGCTCGTCACTACGCTCGATTACAGCGATTACGTCGGGCGCATCGGCATCGGCCGCATCTTCGCCGGTCGGCTCAAATCCGGCCAGGCCGTGACCGTCATCCATCGCGACGGCCGCCGAACAAACGAACGCATCGGCGAACTCTTCGTCTTCGACGGCCTGGGCCGCACCAAGGTGGATGAAGCGCTCGCTGGCGACATCGCCGCCGTGGTAGGCATCGAAGACGTTGACATCGGCAACACCATCGCCGATCCCGAGAATCCCAAACCGCTGCCGATGATCCGCGTCGATGAGCCGATGCTGCACATGACCTTCCGCGTGAACGACTCGCCGTTCATGGGTCGCAGCGGCAAGTACGTCACGAGCCGGCACCTGCGCGACCGCCTTGAAAAGGAGCTGCAGCGCAACGTGGCCCTGCGCGTCGAGAGCGGCGCGGGCGGCGACGAGTTTCACGTCTCGGGCCGAGGCATCCTGCACCTGAGCGTGCTCATCGAGAACATGCGCCGCGAGGGTTACGAACTGGCCGTCGGCAAGCCCAAGGTCATCTACCGCGAGATCAACGGCAAGAAGGCCGAGCCGATCGAACTGTGCGTCGTGGACGTGCCCAACGAACACGTCGGTCCGGTGATGGAACTGCTCGGCGGCCGGCGCGGCCTGTGCATCAAGATGGACGCCGGCGTGCAGCGCACCTATCTCGAATTCACCGTGCCCACGCGCGGCCTCATCGGCGTGCGCTCGCGCATCCTCACCGCCACCAACGGCACCGCCATCATCCATCACAACTTCTACGAGTACGAAAACCTGCGCGGCAGCGTGCCCGGCCGCAGCAGCGGCGTGCTCGTCTCGGCCGACACCGGCGCCGTCACCGCCTACGCGATCGAAAACCTCGCCGACCGCGGCATGTTCTTCGTCAAACCCGGCGACCACGTCTACGCCGGGCAGGTCGTCGGCGAGCACAACCGCGAGAACGACATCGAGGTCAACGTCTGCCGCCTTAAGAAGCTGACCAACGTCCGCGCCGTCTCCGCCGAAAAACTCATCGTTCTCAAGCCGCCGCGCGAGATGACCCTCGAAATGGCCCTCGAGTACATCGAGGATGATGAACTCGTCGAGATCACGCCCGACGAGGTCCGCATGCGCAAGCGCCTGCTCAGCGAAGCCGAGCGCCGCCGCGTGAATCGCAACGCCAGGGCCGTCGCGACGTGA